The Bacteroidota bacterium genome includes the window GCCCGATACAAACAGGGCCTCAGGTCGTATACCCAGTACAACTTCTTTTCCTACATAGTCCTTCAGTCTATCTGTATGACTATCAGGTACAGACAATTCTATGCTTCCACCCGTTTCTGTAAACCGCATACCCCCCGCTGCTTCGACGCGGCCGGCAACGAAATTCATTGCCGGGCTTCCAATAAAGCCGGCGACAAACTGGTTCACAGGATGGTCGTACAGATTCAGCGGTGTATCAATTTGCTGAATTACGCCATCTTTCATCACAACAATCCGGTCTCCCATGGTCATGGCTTCCACTTGATCATGCGTAACGTAGACCATGGTCGACGCCAACCGCTGATGCAGCTTGGAGATCTCAGTACGCATCTGGACGCGCAATTTTGCATCCAGGTTCGACAAAGGCTCATCAAAAAGGAATACTTTGGGTTTGCGTACAATGGCGCGACCAACGGCAACGCGCTGCCGCTGTCCACCTGAGAGTTGCTTCGGCTTTCTATCAAGGATTGGCGTAATGCCCAGCACCTCTGCTGCCTGCTCAACGCGTGTTTTGATTTCCTGCTTGTCGTATTTGCGCAGCTTGAGTCCGAAAGCCATG containing:
- a CDS encoding ATP-binding cassette domain-containing protein, with the translated sequence GLESISEGTLYIEDAKVNDLPPKDRDIAMVFQNYALYPHMTVRDNMAFGLKLRKYDKQEIKTRVEQAAEVLGITPILDRKPKQLSGGQRQRVAVGRAIVRKPKVFLFDEPLSNLDAKLRVQMRTEISKLHQRLASTMVYVTHDQVEAMTMGDRIVVMKDGVIQQIDTPLNLYDHPVNQFVAGFIGSPAMNFVAGRVEAAGGMRFTETGGSIELSVPDSHTDRLKDYVGKEVVLGIRPEALFVSGDPAIPTPGAEVSLQLDVLEPMGNEIIVYANSGANDVVARVTPQALPGPGAQVALSMDTSKLHFFDHTTGDAIR